A stretch of the Thermofilum adornatum genome encodes the following:
- a CDS encoding glycosyltransferase family 2 protein: protein MSSEEPDVTFIFPSKNEEKTIAEVIQKAQKAAQQLGLTYEIIVPDNSTDATPQIATSLGAKVVTPDKHGYGYAYIYALRHARGKYIVMADADGTYDLEEAPKLLQPLLQNEADIVLGTRLKGKIMPGAMPWLHRYIGNPLLTFILNKFYGTNVSDAHTGFRAAKRQAIQKLNLNTPGMEFASELLAKAAYLKLRITEVPITYYPRREGTQSKLNSFRDGWRHLKYLLILAPKFLYYIPGAAMLITGIALMLASVLRANLGYSPGIHSAILGSMLTILGNTLTGLGLIADLHLAKTTGKPTSRITNILVKLTVEKTLAIAATLITLGLLYTLYLFAIWIQSGYRYLPLRGENALALTLIVLGAQTAATALTAHLIRAEQRN, encoded by the coding sequence ATGAGTAGCGAGGAGCCAGACGTAACATTCATTTTTCCCTCAAAAAACGAGGAAAAAACAATCGCAGAAGTCATACAAAAAGCCCAAAAAGCCGCCCAGCAACTCGGCCTAACATACGAAATCATAGTCCCAGACAACTCCACAGACGCCACCCCACAAATAGCCACAAGCCTCGGAGCAAAAGTAGTCACACCAGACAAGCACGGCTACGGCTACGCCTACATATACGCCCTCAGGCACGCAAGGGGCAAATACATAGTCATGGCAGACGCAGACGGCACATACGACCTAGAAGAAGCACCAAAACTCCTACAGCCACTCCTCCAAAACGAGGCAGACATAGTCCTAGGAACACGCCTAAAAGGCAAAATAATGCCGGGCGCAATGCCATGGCTCCACAGGTACATAGGAAACCCCCTCCTAACATTCATCCTCAACAAGTTCTACGGAACAAACGTCTCCGACGCCCACACAGGCTTCAGGGCCGCCAAGAGACAGGCAATACAAAAACTAAACCTAAACACCCCAGGAATGGAGTTCGCCTCAGAACTCCTAGCAAAAGCCGCCTACCTAAAACTCCGCATAACAGAAGTCCCAATAACCTACTACCCACGCAGAGAAGGAACACAATCAAAGCTAAACAGCTTCCGTGACGGCTGGCGCCACCTAAAATACCTACTCATACTAGCCCCCAAGTTCCTCTACTACATCCCCGGCGCAGCCATGCTCATTACAGGCATCGCACTAATGCTAGCCTCAGTCCTACGTGCCAACCTCGGATACTCCCCAGGAATACACTCAGCCATACTAGGAAGCATGCTAACAATACTAGGAAACACCCTCACAGGACTCGGACTAATAGCAGACCTCCACCTAGCCAAAACAACCGGAAAACCCACAAGCAGAATCACCAACATACTCGTAAAACTCACAGTCGAAAAAACCCTAGCAATAGCCGCCACCCTCATCACGCTGGGACTACTTTACACACTCTACCTATTCGCCATATGGATACAATCAGGATACAGATATCTACCGCTACGAGGAGAAAACGCTTTAGCCCTAACACTTATCGTCCTAGGCGCCCAAACAGCGGCAACAGCACTAACAGCACATCTCATCCGGGCAGAACAACGAAACTAG
- the rfbB gene encoding dTDP-glucose 4,6-dehydratase: MRLLVTGGAGFMGSNFVHYIYASRPDAEILVYDKFTYAGRIENLKELDTSRVKIVKGDILDQEKFTETLKAFQPDYVVHFAAETHVDRSIKDPSIFIDVNVKGVYIILEALRRHDGPKLIHISTDEVYGDISGEPVTEEAPFKPSSPYSASKASGDLLCQAYWRTYSLPVRIVRPSNNYGPRQFPEKLIPKTILRALNGLPIPVYGDGSQERDWLYVEDFSRGLETIILRGRDGEAYNLPGLNPKTNIQVIQDILTLLGKPHSLITFVPDRPGHDKRYAMRGDKVLSLGWKPQTPWLDGLRKTIEWYKANEWWWRPLLGDEFFSKDTPWGGTR, translated from the coding sequence ATGAGGCTACTCGTTACCGGCGGGGCAGGCTTCATGGGCTCAAACTTTGTACACTACATCTATGCCTCGCGCCCAGACGCAGAGATCCTCGTATACGACAAGTTCACCTACGCCGGCAGAATAGAGAACCTAAAAGAGCTGGACACCTCGAGGGTCAAGATAGTTAAGGGAGACATCCTAGACCAAGAAAAATTCACTGAGACCCTTAAAGCTTTCCAGCCAGACTACGTTGTACACTTTGCCGCCGAAACCCACGTAGACAGGAGCATAAAGGACCCTTCCATATTCATAGACGTAAACGTCAAGGGCGTATACATTATACTCGAGGCTCTACGCAGACACGACGGCCCCAAGCTCATACACATATCCACAGACGAGGTATACGGAGACATATCAGGCGAACCAGTAACAGAGGAAGCCCCCTTCAAGCCCAGTAGCCCATACAGCGCCAGCAAGGCGTCCGGAGACCTCCTCTGCCAAGCATACTGGAGAACATACAGCCTACCCGTAAGGATAGTCCGGCCCTCCAACAACTATGGGCCCAGACAGTTCCCAGAAAAACTAATACCCAAAACAATCCTACGCGCACTGAACGGTTTGCCGATACCAGTCTATGGCGACGGCTCCCAGGAGAGGGACTGGCTCTACGTCGAAGACTTCTCCAGGGGCCTGGAAACAATAATACTCAGAGGCAGAGACGGCGAGGCATACAACCTCCCAGGACTAAACCCCAAAACAAACATCCAAGTCATACAAGACATACTCACGCTCCTCGGCAAGCCCCACAGTCTCATAACATTCGTCCCAGACAGGCCCGGACACGACAAGAGATACGCGATGAGGGGAGACAAGGTACTCAGCCTAGGCTGGAAGCCCCAGACACCCTGGCTAGACGGGCTCAGAAAAACAATCGAATGGTACAAGGCAAACGAGTGGTGGTGGAGGCCCCTCCTAGGAGACGAGTTCTTCTCAAAAGACACTCCCTGGGGTGGGACAAGATGA
- a CDS encoding glycosyltransferase produces MSKDTKLVIVCNYTFPLAGAPWRRIEYFSNFLSRYKMDVTVIGAIELGRETSKMIKAIRGIKYDKFRVFNLQWRIGIFALIIEIFNFIGTFPLLIILPVLKPKIVYISIPYIETLPTAYLVARLIDAKIVIDVRDPLEYWPSWTKGFTRKFFGFLTLLDYILMRKSDLVLAVTPGLIRLLAQQGIVAHLVMNGADTQIFRPYPRSEVRRKLGLNDDAIVLVFSGRLGGYYDAIPLLHGIARLSNALKKKVVLLLVGGFGDASYASKFVRIAKELHLSSNIKVLQPILDARTLAEVLSAANAGVVTHVTSELYDPAIPVKFYEYLACGLPVIALSRRGSELWRLIEKWGVGFACEQHDLDCITRALEKIFDESTMESIRANVLRVRLLIDRRRAAEKLYSLLRELLEPKRDA; encoded by the coding sequence ATGAGTAAAGATACAAAACTTGTAATAGTATGTAACTACACCTTTCCTCTAGCAGGAGCACCTTGGAGAAGAATTGAATATTTTTCAAACTTTCTCTCTAGATACAAAATGGATGTAACTGTCATAGGAGCAATTGAATTAGGCAGAGAAACTTCTAAAATGATTAAAGCTATTAGGGGAATAAAATACGACAAGTTCAGAGTATTTAATTTGCAATGGCGTATTGGAATATTTGCTCTAATAATTGAAATCTTTAATTTCATAGGAACTTTCCCCTTATTAATAATTTTACCCGTGTTAAAACCTAAGATAGTTTATATTTCTATACCTTATATTGAAACATTGCCCACCGCATATTTAGTAGCTAGGTTAATAGATGCAAAAATAGTTATAGATGTACGTGATCCATTGGAATACTGGCCAAGCTGGACAAAAGGTTTTACTCGAAAATTTTTTGGTTTTCTTACTTTGCTTGATTACATACTTATGCGTAAATCTGACCTTGTTCTAGCGGTTACTCCTGGCTTAATTAGGCTCCTCGCACAACAAGGCATAGTTGCACATCTTGTAATGAATGGCGCTGATACGCAAATTTTTCGGCCTTATCCTCGTAGCGAAGTTAGAAGAAAACTTGGCCTAAACGATGATGCCATAGTGCTTGTCTTCAGCGGTCGCTTAGGCGGCTACTACGACGCTATCCCCCTCCTTCATGGAATAGCTAGGTTGTCGAATGCGCTAAAGAAGAAAGTGGTATTGTTGCTCGTCGGAGGTTTTGGAGACGCATCATATGCGAGTAAGTTTGTGCGAATAGCGAAGGAGCTGCATTTATCCAGCAACATAAAGGTTCTGCAACCGATACTAGATGCGCGTACGCTGGCGGAGGTCCTTTCAGCCGCGAACGCGGGGGTCGTCACGCATGTGACCTCGGAGCTGTACGACCCGGCAATACCAGTGAAGTTTTATGAGTACTTAGCTTGCGGCCTCCCCGTTATAGCTTTGAGTAGGCGCGGCTCGGAGCTCTGGAGGCTGATCGAGAAGTGGGGGGTGGGTTTTGCGTGCGAGCAGCACGACCTTGATTGCATTACGAGAGCTTTGGAAAAAATCTTTGACGAAAGCACTATGGAAAGCATCAGGGCTAATGTCCTTCGCGTAAGACTCCTTATCGATAGGCGCCGAGCTGCGGAGAAGCTGTACAGCTTGCTCCGCGAACTGCTGGAGCCCAAGAGGGATGCTTAA
- a CDS encoding dTDP-4-dehydrorhamnose 3,5-epimerase family protein yields MALKNVRELALPGAKLAELERFVDERGLFHELIRADWDQLLGDDKLLQANLSVTFPGIVRAWHRHLRGQVDYFFVARGYAKICAYDDTTQALLEVVLSGDKPQILRIPGHYWHGFKAIGQEPVYLIYFVNKLYDYQNPDEERRPWNDPQIVPNTINGKKDDPRTGKPWDWFHPPHK; encoded by the coding sequence ATGGCACTAAAAAACGTTAGGGAGCTAGCCCTCCCAGGAGCAAAACTCGCAGAACTAGAACGCTTCGTAGACGAGCGAGGTCTCTTCCACGAGCTAATCCGCGCCGACTGGGATCAGCTGCTAGGCGACGACAAGCTCCTACAGGCAAATCTCTCAGTAACATTCCCAGGAATAGTAAGGGCCTGGCACCGCCACCTAAGAGGCCAAGTAGACTACTTCTTCGTAGCCAGGGGATACGCAAAGATATGCGCATACGACGACACCACACAAGCCCTGCTAGAAGTAGTCCTAAGCGGAGACAAGCCACAAATACTACGCATACCCGGACACTACTGGCACGGCTTCAAGGCAATAGGCCAAGAACCAGTCTACCTAATATACTTCGTAAACAAGCTATACGACTACCAAAACCCAGACGAAGAAAGACGCCCATGGAACGACCCACAAATAGTCCCCAACACAATCAACGGCAAAAAAGACGACCCACGAACAGGCAAACCATGGGACTGGTTCCACCCACCACACAAATAA
- a CDS encoding glycosyltransferase, producing MVNVNNNYNYISIVIVTWNGKHYIGTLFNSLSRILNRHPNIEIIIVDNGSTDGTQDIIKTIIERLNLNSRVTVKCLNKNLGFMGGNNVGIMFARGKLIFMLNQDTYLHDEALENVFQIFNSDPKIGATQCLLLQYRHPHILDSCGDEFSSLGTGIIGCFGERFTKVLAEINERREIVLARGAALIIRREVLELSKKIFGTYLPTYLVAPYYEDWFLSIFTKVLGYKLLLIPSCIVYHDSLKQIHRDPYTLYNAVNIFVQFRAPIFMILGTIGTIAFSSVFISKQPLKLLICFRALLRKLRKNIQMRYYIDILAKQRGIELKNLWKTKRKTTDALRWYFTFLQLTRK from the coding sequence ATGGTAAACGTAAATAACAATTATAATTATATTAGCATTGTCATTGTTACATGGAATGGCAAACACTATATTGGAACTCTCTTTAATTCCTTATCGAGAATACTTAATAGACATCCAAACATTGAAATAATAATAGTAGATAACGGAAGTACAGATGGAACTCAAGACATAATTAAAACTATTATAGAAAGATTAAATTTAAATAGTCGAGTTACCGTTAAATGTCTTAATAAAAATCTCGGTTTTATGGGAGGTAATAATGTAGGCATTATGTTTGCCAGAGGCAAACTAATATTTATGTTAAATCAAGATACATATTTGCATGATGAAGCACTAGAAAATGTTTTCCAAATTTTTAATAGCGACCCTAAAATTGGAGCTACGCAATGTCTCCTACTCCAGTATCGGCATCCCCACATTTTAGACTCATGTGGGGATGAGTTCAGTAGCTTAGGAACAGGTATAATCGGTTGTTTTGGAGAAAGATTTACTAAAGTTTTAGCAGAAATCAATGAAAGAAGAGAGATAGTCTTAGCAAGAGGTGCAGCACTCATCATCAGACGAGAGGTGCTCGAACTATCAAAGAAAATTTTTGGAACATACTTACCCACCTATCTTGTAGCACCCTACTATGAGGATTGGTTTCTGTCAATATTCACAAAAGTATTGGGCTATAAACTCTTACTTATACCCAGTTGTATAGTATATCACGATTCCTTAAAACAAATACATCGTGATCCGTATACTTTATATAATGCTGTTAATATCTTTGTACAGTTTCGTGCACCAATTTTCATGATTCTTGGAACAATTGGAACGATTGCATTTTCATCCGTTTTCATTTCTAAACAACCGTTAAAATTGCTTATTTGTTTTAGAGCTCTACTAAGGAAACTCAGGAAAAATATTCAAATGAGGTATTATATAGATATACTAGCTAAACAAAGAGGAATAGAGCTTAAAAATTTATGGAAGACGAAAAGAAAAACTACAGATGCCCTTAGATGGTACTTCACTTTTCTGCAATTAACTCGAAAATAA
- a CDS encoding glycosyltransferase: protein MKSGISIIIPNLNGEKVLPFCLRSLINQTLSKGNYEIIVIDNNSTDKSTQICETYSKLYKSPRIRCIKFSRNLGYGNAINIGAKYAQYKYILATNNDIIFHPFYLEVLLDTLEYVRSRMKNVVAAVGLHFYYPEVTCINSAGGLLSIVGGHYRYYGRCLGQSDFRNFMKQAVNKKKKKIFSLTGFGTGAALLIDRSIFMKIGGFYKLYFAGVEEFDLGLLLNLLGFRIIFVPTAVLFHRESFTFKRKGLNDTNKIKAYLPGNYIYVSTLIQGVDRIFAYLLLFSFSIFIFAFSLVKKDKNLSRSIIEVYRFITSDYFNKNLVARRAQFRITLHQYFETKKILKSLKMWKSPLAIIVDTFRSFLS, encoded by the coding sequence ATGAAAAGTGGGATAAGTATAATTATACCCAATCTCAATGGTGAAAAAGTTTTACCTTTTTGTTTGAGAAGTTTAATTAATCAAACACTTTCAAAAGGTAATTATGAAATAATTGTAATTGATAATAATTCTACCGATAAAAGCACACAGATATGTGAAACATATTCTAAATTGTATAAATCTCCTAGAATTAGGTGTATAAAATTTTCACGAAACTTAGGTTATGGCAATGCGATTAACATTGGCGCCAAATATGCTCAATATAAATACATCTTGGCTACTAACAATGATATAATTTTTCATCCCTTTTACCTGGAAGTATTACTAGATACTTTAGAGTATGTAAGAAGTAGAATGAAAAACGTTGTAGCCGCAGTTGGTTTACATTTCTATTATCCTGAGGTAACTTGTATCAATTCAGCAGGAGGACTATTATCCATTGTGGGTGGTCATTATAGATATTATGGGCGTTGTCTTGGGCAATCAGATTTCAGAAATTTCATGAAACAAGCTGTGAATAAGAAAAAAAAGAAGATTTTTTCTTTAACTGGTTTTGGAACTGGTGCAGCACTTCTTATTGATAGAAGTATATTCATGAAAATTGGAGGATTTTATAAATTGTATTTTGCAGGCGTTGAAGAGTTTGATTTAGGATTATTATTAAATCTTTTAGGTTTTAGAATTATTTTTGTTCCAACAGCAGTGCTTTTTCATCGTGAAAGTTTTACCTTTAAGAGGAAAGGGCTTAATGATACCAATAAAATAAAGGCCTATTTGCCTGGCAATTATATTTATGTCTCCACTTTAATTCAAGGGGTTGATCGTATCTTTGCATATTTATTACTTTTTTCTTTCTCTATCTTTATTTTCGCATTCTCTTTAGTAAAAAAAGATAAAAATCTTTCTAGAAGCATAATTGAAGTATACAGATTTATAACTTCAGATTATTTCAATAAGAATTTAGTTGCACGAAGAGCACAATTCAGGATAACTTTACATCAATATTTTGAAACGAAAAAAATTCTAAAAAGTTTAAAAATGTGGAAATCACCCTTAGCCATTATAGTGGATACCTTTAGGTCCTTCTTGTCATGA
- a CDS encoding glycosyltransferase, whose translation MSQPNSYSTKSYNFEVLAVIVNYDSKPFLAIERMLLKGLADLGRYTKIKLLLVDNYSTDGSFEELKEHSKRLGVDTEAVRLSKNYGFARAVNIAWHYAFKRWKFKYFMLLNNDLVIVPNNVAKLLKYLEIDNVAGVQGTLMQADNPRLIDNAGFAIDTFGLTYPICRGYTIKCAKTCHPSFLSGAFSVYRADAIEKLGQPFHNAVEAYFDDKYLGLRLWSTGYNLLHVPLVVAYHLGSASYAPQVKLKSPQWFEGVLLAELAPSYVTDIKARYLLIILWGMTSAFLSIIFLSNYVKNFIFAYRTVKILKKNKKEFIKNFSILPSITLSLLLLIARTKKGLKLQT comes from the coding sequence ATGTCTCAACCTAATAGCTACTCGACAAAAAGCTACAATTTCGAGGTGCTTGCAGTGATCGTCAATTACGACTCGAAGCCCTTCCTAGCAATTGAAAGAATGTTGCTCAAGGGGCTCGCCGATCTAGGACGCTACACGAAGATCAAGCTTCTCCTCGTCGACAATTACAGCACCGACGGTAGCTTCGAGGAGCTAAAAGAGCATTCAAAGCGCCTCGGCGTCGACACGGAGGCTGTAAGGCTGAGCAAAAACTATGGGTTCGCAAGAGCTGTCAACATCGCCTGGCACTATGCGTTCAAGCGATGGAAGTTCAAGTACTTCATGCTCCTAAACAACGACCTCGTAATCGTGCCGAACAACGTCGCAAAGCTACTCAAGTACCTCGAGATAGACAACGTAGCAGGCGTCCAAGGCACGCTAATGCAAGCAGACAACCCACGCCTCATAGACAACGCGGGCTTCGCCATAGACACATTCGGGCTAACCTACCCCATATGCAGGGGCTACACGATCAAGTGCGCGAAGACATGCCACCCAAGCTTCCTCAGCGGGGCCTTCTCCGTATACAGAGCCGACGCGATAGAAAAGCTAGGCCAACCCTTCCACAACGCGGTAGAAGCCTACTTTGACGACAAGTACCTCGGCTTGAGGCTATGGAGCACAGGCTACAACCTACTCCACGTTCCCCTTGTAGTCGCCTACCATCTCGGGAGCGCAAGCTACGCCCCCCAGGTCAAACTTAAAAGTCCACAATGGTTCGAGGGTGTACTACTGGCAGAGCTTGCGCCATCATATGTTACTGATATAAAAGCTAGGTATCTTTTAATAATTCTTTGGGGAATGACCTCTGCATTTTTGTCTATTATATTTCTTTCAAATTATGTTAAGAATTTTATATTTGCTTACAGGACTGTAAAAATTTTAAAGAAGAATAAGAAAGAGTTTATCAAAAACTTTAGTATTTTACCTTCAATAACATTAAGTCTTTTACTACTTATAGCAAGAACCAAAAAAGGCTTAAAACTACAAACATAA
- the rfbD gene encoding dTDP-4-dehydrorhamnose reductase — protein sequence MRVLVTGGSGLLGSVLVEMLAQNGHSVIATYNAHEPRQIQGVKWVKIDISRGYLLEDLAWKEKPHAIIHSAAMTDVDKCEIEKEKAWKTNVEATRSAVRAARAVNAHIIYISTDYVFDGEKGNYGEEDLPAPVNYYGLTKLVAEEIVRTSDVLYTIVRPSAIYGLGGSKKSFAEYAADKLTRGEEVPALVDQYVSPTYNRYLASAILKILDTRPLGTIHVAGQRTNRYEFALTIADILGAPKNLVKPAKTQDMKHWLARRPRDSSLDTSKANRLLGYTHENNKALQDFVKEYLEKRRP from the coding sequence ATGAGGGTACTCGTTACTGGTGGAAGCGGGCTACTAGGCTCAGTCCTAGTAGAAATGCTTGCACAGAACGGCCACAGCGTTATTGCCACGTATAATGCCCACGAGCCTAGACAAATACAGGGCGTAAAATGGGTCAAGATAGACATCTCTAGGGGCTATTTGCTCGAGGACCTCGCATGGAAAGAGAAGCCCCACGCAATAATACACAGCGCCGCCATGACAGACGTAGACAAGTGCGAGATAGAAAAAGAAAAGGCATGGAAAACAAACGTAGAAGCAACCAGGAGCGCCGTGAGGGCCGCCAGGGCCGTAAACGCCCACATAATATACATATCAACAGACTACGTCTTTGACGGAGAAAAGGGAAACTACGGGGAAGAAGACCTCCCAGCCCCAGTCAACTACTACGGACTCACAAAGCTCGTAGCAGAAGAAATAGTCAGGACAAGCGACGTCCTATACACAATCGTAAGGCCCAGCGCCATATACGGCCTAGGCGGTAGCAAGAAAAGCTTCGCAGAATACGCCGCAGACAAGCTCACAAGGGGAGAAGAAGTCCCAGCACTCGTAGACCAATACGTATCCCCAACATACAACAGGTACCTAGCTTCTGCGATACTCAAGATACTCGACACGCGTCCCCTCGGCACAATCCACGTGGCGGGACAAAGGACAAACAGGTACGAATTCGCCCTAACAATAGCCGACATACTCGGCGCCCCAAAAAACCTAGTCAAACCAGCAAAAACCCAGGACATGAAGCACTGGCTGGCCAGGAGGCCAAGAGACTCCAGCCTAGACACCTCAAAGGCAAACAGGCTACTAGGATATACACACGAAAATAATAAAGCCCTCCAAGACTTCGTAAAAGAGTACCTCGAAAAGAGGCGTCCCTGA